One window of the Flavobacteriales bacterium genome contains the following:
- the metG gene encoding methionine--tRNA ligase — MNTPKRYTVTAALPYANGPLHLGHIAGAYLPADIFVRYLKAKGNDVAFICGSDEHGAAITLRAKKEGCTPQEIVDKNHILIRDSFADFGIHFDIYHRTSSPLHHETAAEFFKTLYDKGAFTQETNEQFFDEEHQQFLADRYVTGTCPKCSSAGAYGDQCEKCGSSLNANELINPISTLSGKTPVLKETTHWFLPMNKHEDWLKKWIETGILDGKQHHNPNEWRKQVLGQCKSWIDNGLQPRSITRDLDWGVKVPVEGAEGKVLYVWFDAPIGYISATKQWAADNNKNWEDYWKNEDTQLIHFIGKDNIVFHGIIFPIILKEHADFILPTNVPANEFLNLEGDKISTSRNWAVWLHEYLEDFPNKQDELRYVLTSIAPETKDSEFTWKDYQARINSELVAIFGNFVNRTVVLTHKYYEGKVPNQNTLTQNDKDVLGAISAAQQKVNELIESYKFRDAQTEAMTLARIGNKYLADNEPWKLYKTDEVRVQTILNVSLQLCLALSEIFKPFLPKTSEKLIHILNASDATELKTGHQINPTELLFEKIEDEAIDAQIEKLKKTTVKQSNPKAKPMKDEITFDDFTKMDIRVVTILAAEKHPDADKLLKLTVDTGIDVRTVVSGIAQHYKPEDIIGKQVSILMNLAPRKIRGIESKGMILMAENNEGSLAFISPEKAIDNGGEIR, encoded by the coding sequence ATGAACACACCAAAACGATATACTGTTACTGCTGCATTACCTTATGCCAATGGTCCTTTACATTTGGGGCATATTGCTGGTGCTTACTTACCAGCTGATATTTTTGTTAGATATTTAAAAGCAAAAGGCAACGATGTGGCTTTTATTTGTGGTTCTGATGAGCATGGTGCTGCTATTACATTGCGTGCAAAAAAGGAAGGCTGTACACCACAAGAAATTGTAGATAAAAATCATATTTTAATCAGAGATTCGTTTGCCGATTTTGGCATTCATTTCGATATTTATCACCGAACTTCATCACCTTTACACCACGAAACAGCTGCAGAATTTTTTAAAACCTTATACGATAAAGGAGCTTTTACCCAAGAAACCAACGAGCAATTTTTTGACGAAGAACACCAACAATTTTTAGCTGATAGATATGTTACCGGGACTTGTCCGAAATGTAGCTCTGCTGGTGCTTATGGCGACCAGTGCGAAAAATGTGGATCTAGTTTAAATGCCAACGAATTAATAAACCCTATTTCTACCTTGAGTGGTAAAACTCCTGTTTTAAAAGAAACTACACATTGGTTTTTACCGATGAACAAACATGAAGACTGGTTAAAAAAATGGATAGAAACTGGGATATTAGATGGAAAGCAACATCACAACCCGAACGAATGGCGTAAACAAGTGTTGGGTCAGTGTAAAAGTTGGATTGACAACGGATTACAACCTCGCTCCATTACACGCGATTTAGATTGGGGGGTAAAAGTTCCAGTTGAAGGTGCTGAAGGAAAAGTGTTGTACGTTTGGTTTGATGCTCCAATTGGATATATATCTGCAACCAAGCAATGGGCTGCCGACAACAATAAAAACTGGGAAGATTATTGGAAAAATGAAGATACTCAGTTGATTCATTTTATTGGAAAAGATAACATTGTTTTTCATGGAATTATTTTCCCCATTATATTAAAAGAACACGCTGATTTTATTTTGCCAACCAATGTTCCTGCCAACGAATTTCTAAATTTAGAAGGCGATAAAATTTCTACATCACGTAATTGGGCAGTATGGTTACACGAATATTTAGAAGATTTTCCGAACAAACAAGATGAATTGCGTTACGTTTTAACTTCTATAGCTCCAGAAACCAAAGACAGCGAATTTACTTGGAAAGATTATCAAGCTAGAATTAACAGCGAATTGGTAGCCATTTTCGGAAACTTTGTAAACCGAACAGTTGTTTTAACTCATAAATATTACGAAGGGAAAGTTCCTAACCAAAATACATTAACACAAAACGACAAAGACGTATTAGGAGCTATATCAGCCGCTCAACAAAAAGTAAACGAACTTATTGAAAGCTACAAATTTAGAGATGCTCAAACCGAAGCCATGACTTTGGCTCGAATAGGAAATAAATATCTAGCCGATAACGAACCTTGGAAATTGTATAAAACCGATGAAGTTCGAGTGCAAACCATTTTGAATGTTTCCTTGCAATTGTGTTTGGCATTAAGTGAAATTTTCAAGCCATTTTTACCAAAAACTTCCGAAAAACTTATTCATATTTTAAATGCTTCAGATGCTACTGAACTGAAAACTGGACATCAAATAAACCCTACTGAATTACTGTTTGAAAAAATAGAAGATGAAGCCATTGATGCTCAAATTGAAAAATTAAAGAAAACAACCGTTAAACAATCTAACCCAAAAGCAAAACCAATGAAAGACGAAATAACTTTTGATGATTTTACCAAAATGGATATTAGAGTAGTTACCATTTTAGCTGCCGAAAAACATCCTGATGCTGATAAATTATTAAAACTTACAGTTGATACAGGGATTGATGTTCGTACAGTAGTTTCTGGTATTGCACAACACTACAAGCCTGAAGATATTATTGGTAAACAAGTTTCTATTTTAATGAATCTTGCCCCCCGAAAAATTAGAGGAATTGAATCGAAAGGAATGATTTTAATGGCAGAAAACAACGAAGGAAGCTTGGCTTTTATTTCACCAGAAAAAGCCATAGATAATGGCGGAGAAATTAGGTAA
- a CDS encoding OmpA family protein produces the protein MTSKKSISGIFIIAGVLFLTSCVPTYKCGDPIPDKKIIGGKKLKNLVAERDELCTNLKTEETQNAKLNADLNTLQTDHDNLNAKYKSLIDVNMSQTDQYNKSLKEKSDELNKKEKLLAEREKALKELQQTIARKDSITNRLNEILRNALLGFNSDELSVEIKNGKVYVSMSDKLLFKSGSAAVESKGIEALKVLADVLNKNTDIDILVEGHTDNIPIKTALFKDNWDLSVIRATSITRTLTDDYKVATTRVTASGKGDVFPKADNATPEGRAKNRRTEIILSPKLDEIMNLLNSK, from the coding sequence ATGACTAGCAAAAAATCAATTTCAGGAATTTTTATTATTGCAGGAGTGCTATTTTTAACTTCTTGTGTACCTACCTATAAATGTGGCGACCCTATACCAGATAAAAAAATTATTGGCGGCAAAAAATTGAAAAATTTGGTTGCCGAACGCGATGAACTTTGTACCAATTTAAAAACGGAAGAAACACAAAATGCAAAATTAAATGCCGACTTAAACACTTTACAAACCGACCATGATAACCTAAATGCTAAATACAAAAGTTTAATTGATGTGAACATGTCGCAAACCGACCAATACAACAAATCGTTAAAAGAAAAATCGGACGAATTAAACAAGAAAGAAAAATTACTTGCTGAAAGAGAAAAAGCATTAAAAGAATTGCAACAAACCATTGCAAGAAAAGACTCTATTACGAACAGACTAAACGAAATTTTAAGAAATGCCTTGTTAGGCTTTAACTCAGACGAACTTTCGGTAGAAATTAAAAACGGAAAAGTGTATGTTTCGATGTCGGATAAACTGTTGTTTAAATCAGGTAGTGCTGCCGTAGAAAGCAAAGGAATAGAAGCCTTAAAAGTATTAGCTGATGTGTTAAACAAAAATACAGATATCGACATTTTAGTGGAAGGACACACCGATAATATTCCAATTAAAACTGCATTGTTTAAAGACAACTGGGATTTGAGTGTTATCCGTGCTACATCAATTACTAGAACCCTTACCGACGATTACAAAGTGGCTACAACTCGTGTAACAGCTTCGGGTAAAGGAGATGTTTTCCCAAAAGCAGACAATGCTACTCCTGAAGGAAGAGCGAAGAACCGTAGAACAGAAATTATCTTGTCGCCAAAATTAGACGAGATTATGAATTTATTGAATAGCAAATAA
- a CDS encoding rRNA pseudouridine synthase — MENRKRNDKPKSLDRKKTITKDKGKPKFADKKNSSSKSSDKPEFSDKKETKTSRPPFGRGGEGSKLPFKRKPLSKPSTTPAAKTVKRVDDGTMRLNRYIAHAGVCSRREADTLILSGAVSVNGVVVTELGTRVKEDDKVSVGNESIKQEQKVYLLMNKPKNFITSVSDPQGRKTVMQLVGKLKQRVYPVGRLDRDTTGVLMFTNDGDLAKKLTHPKHGIKKIYQVTLDKNVPQAHLKQIAEGIELEDGWIKADEVSYVGKKEDRREIGIEIHSGKNRIVRRIFEHLGYQVIKLDRVYFAGLTKKDLSRGQWRYLTTEELNIFKMLPK, encoded by the coding sequence ATGGAAAACCGAAAACGAAACGATAAACCCAAATCATTGGATAGAAAAAAAACTATTACCAAAGACAAAGGCAAACCAAAATTTGCTGATAAAAAGAATTCTTCATCAAAAAGTTCAGATAAACCTGAATTTTCAGATAAAAAAGAAACCAAAACTTCTCGCCCTCCCTTCGGGAGGGGTGGGGAGGGCTCTAAATTACCATTTAAACGTAAACCATTAAGCAAGCCGTCAACAACCCCTGCTGCAAAAACAGTTAAACGAGTTGATGATGGTACTATGCGTTTAAATCGTTACATAGCCCACGCTGGAGTTTGTTCTCGAAGAGAGGCTGACACCTTAATTTTATCAGGAGCTGTATCGGTTAATGGAGTTGTAGTTACTGAGCTAGGCACACGAGTTAAAGAAGATGATAAAGTTAGTGTTGGTAACGAATCGATAAAACAAGAACAAAAAGTTTATTTGTTGATGAACAAGCCAAAGAACTTCATTACATCGGTAAGCGACCCACAAGGCAGAAAAACGGTAATGCAGCTGGTAGGCAAATTAAAACAACGTGTATATCCAGTAGGAAGATTAGATAGAGACACCACAGGAGTATTGATGTTTACCAATGATGGTGACTTGGCAAAAAAACTAACTCATCCTAAACACGGAATTAAAAAAATCTACCAAGTTACCCTCGATAAAAATGTGCCTCAAGCTCATTTAAAACAAATTGCGGAAGGAATTGAATTAGAAGATGGATGGATTAAAGCTGACGAAGTGAGTTATGTTGGTAAAAAAGAAGATAGAAGAGAAATTGGCATTGAAATTCATTCGGGTAAAAATAGAATTGTACGACGCATTTTTGAACATTTAGGCTATCAAGTTATTAAACTTGATCGTGTATATTTTGCTGGTTTAACCAAGAAAGATTTATCTCGCGGACAATGGCGTTATTTAACCACTGAAGAATTGAACATTTTTAAAATGTTGCCGAAATAG
- a CDS encoding bifunctional 5,10-methylene-tetrahydrofolate dehydrogenase/5,10-methylene-tetrahydrofolate cyclohydrolase (catalyzes the formation of 5,10-methenyltetrahydrofolate from 5,10-methylenetetrahydrofolate and subsequent formation of 10-formyltetrahydrofolate from 5,10-methenyltetrahydrofolate), with protein MKIISGIEVSDKIKNDIAKEVEAIKLKGGKIPHLAAVLVGNDGASQTYVNAKVKACEKVGFGSSLIKLPETISENDLLNEIHKLNNDSEIDGFIVQLPLPKHINEQKVTEAISPIKDVDGFHPVSLGKMVLNLPSFLPATPYGIVEMLRHYNIPTEGKHCVVIGRSNIVGSPMSILMARNTTPGNCTVTLTHSRTKNLKEFTLKADILIVAIGKPEFLTADMVKEGATVIDVGIHRIEDTTKKSGFRLIGDVKFDEVAPKCAFISPVPGGVGPMTIASLLKNTLLAVETHNYASQK; from the coding sequence ATGAAAATAATTAGTGGAATAGAGGTTTCAGACAAAATCAAAAATGATATTGCAAAAGAAGTTGAAGCCATAAAATTGAAAGGTGGAAAAATTCCTCATTTAGCAGCAGTGCTGGTTGGTAACGATGGAGCTAGCCAAACGTATGTGAATGCTAAAGTAAAAGCTTGCGAAAAGGTTGGTTTTGGTTCGTCGTTGATAAAATTGCCAGAGACCATTTCTGAAAATGATTTGCTTAACGAAATCCATAAATTAAATAACGATAGTGAAATAGATGGTTTTATTGTGCAGTTGCCATTGCCAAAACACATCAACGAACAAAAAGTTACCGAAGCCATTTCTCCTATAAAAGATGTAGATGGATTTCACCCAGTGAGTTTGGGTAAAATGGTATTGAATTTACCAAGTTTTTTACCGGCAACACCTTACGGTATTGTAGAAATGTTGCGTCATTACAACATACCAACAGAAGGAAAACATTGTGTAGTTATTGGTAGAAGTAACATTGTGGGTTCGCCCATGAGCATATTAATGGCTCGTAATACCACTCCTGGTAATTGTACGGTAACACTTACTCACAGCCGAACAAAAAACCTGAAAGAATTTACCTTAAAAGCTGATATTCTTATTGTAGCAATTGGTAAACCAGAATTTTTAACTGCCGATATGGTTAAAGAAGGAGCTACAGTTATTGATGTTGGTATTCATCGTATTGAAGATACAACCAAAAAATCAGGATTTCGATTAATTGGTGATGTAAAGTTTGATGAGGTAGCACCAAAATGTGCATTTATTTCTCCAGTTCCGGGTGGAGTAGGACCAATGACTATTGCCAGTTTATTGAAAAATACCTTACTTGCCGTAGAGACGCATAATTATGCGTCTCAAAAATGA
- a CDS encoding YraN family protein — MAKHNTLGQKGEELAVDFLIKLGYTIVETNWHEKKFEIDIIARDNNELVFIEVKTRSTNYFGNPAEAVNLSKQKHLIEGANYYLETNEIDLDCRFDVVAIVKNNNEQKIEHIKDAFYPEA, encoded by the coding sequence TTGGCAAAGCACAATACTCTAGGACAAAAAGGGGAAGAATTGGCAGTAGATTTCCTAATAAAATTGGGATACACTATTGTAGAAACCAATTGGCACGAAAAGAAATTTGAAATTGACATTATTGCTCGTGATAATAACGAGTTGGTTTTTATAGAAGTGAAAACACGTTCAACCAATTATTTTGGAAATCCAGCAGAAGCAGTAAACTTATCGAAACAAAAACATTTGATTGAAGGAGCAAATTATTACCTCGAAACTAACGAAATTGATTTAGATTGCAGATTTGATGTTGTTGCCATTGTAAAAAACAATAATGAACAAAAAATAGAACACATCAAAGATGCATTCTACCCTGAAGCATAA
- a CDS encoding B12-binding domain-containing radical SAM protein, giving the protein MYHYPINYDEPLFRPPSEAYSLIIQVTLGCSYNKCAFCEMYTSKKFKPRKEEDIFKDIDAFIPYKNEVRKVFLADGDPMVLSTDRLLRILNKLRQTFPKLQRVSTYATPENINRKSATELQELQQAGLTLLYVGIESGDNEVLNAIQKGETFDSIVSGINKAKKAEINSSVMIINGVGGKMLTKQHAINSAKVLNETQPKYASTLVLTAHKGMEHFKSRYQGEFIPLHLPELFDEMKIFMEHLELNETIFRSDHASNHLVLKGVLGKDKQLFLNQIDLAINHPEIANLRKQYQRGF; this is encoded by the coding sequence ATGTATCACTACCCTATTAATTATGATGAGCCTTTGTTTCGTCCACCAAGCGAAGCCTACTCCTTAATTATACAAGTTACTTTAGGTTGCTCTTACAACAAGTGTGCTTTTTGTGAGATGTACACTTCAAAAAAATTTAAACCTCGAAAAGAGGAAGATATTTTTAAAGATATCGACGCTTTTATCCCTTATAAAAATGAAGTTAGAAAAGTATTTTTAGCCGATGGCGACCCTATGGTACTTTCTACCGATAGATTATTGAGGATATTAAATAAACTACGTCAAACCTTCCCAAAATTACAACGTGTATCTACTTATGCTACGCCAGAAAACATTAATCGAAAATCTGCTACTGAACTACAAGAACTGCAACAAGCTGGTTTAACCTTGCTTTATGTTGGAATAGAATCGGGCGATAATGAAGTATTAAACGCTATACAAAAAGGAGAAACATTTGACTCGATAGTTTCGGGAATTAACAAAGCCAAAAAAGCTGAAATAAACAGTTCGGTAATGATAATAAACGGAGTTGGCGGAAAGATGTTAACGAAGCAACACGCTATAAATTCAGCCAAAGTGCTTAACGAAACTCAACCTAAATATGCTTCAACTCTTGTTTTAACAGCCCACAAAGGAATGGAACATTTTAAATCAAGGTATCAAGGAGAATTTATTCCACTCCATTTACCTGAATTGTTTGATGAGATGAAAATTTTTATGGAGCATTTAGAATTAAATGAAACCATTTTTAGAAGCGACCACGCCTCTAATCATTTGGTGCTTAAAGGTGTTTTAGGAAAAGACAAACAACTTTTTTTAAATCAAATCGATTTAGCTATCAACCATCCAGAAATCGCTAACTTAAGAAAACAGTATCAAAGAGGTTTTTAA
- a CDS encoding replication-associated recombination protein A yields MTPQTPLAERLRPTTFDNYVGQEHLVGQNATLRHVIEKGIIPSMIFWGPPGVGKTTLANIIATHTKQPFYTLSAINSGVKDIREIIEKAKSQPLFGTKNPVLFIDEIHRFSKSQQDSLLGAVEKGTVTLIGATTENPSFEVISALLSRCQVYILKEQTKEDLTKLLHIALTTDEFLSKKKINILEYEALLQLSGGDARKLLNTLEIVVNNFETEPIDITNDLVIEIVQQNMVRYDKTGDQHYDIISAYIKSIRGSDPNGAVYWLARMLEGGEDPKFIARRLLILSSEDIGNANPTALVIANNCFQAINVIGMPEARIILSQATVYLATSPKSNASYQAINTAMELVRKTGNLSVPLHIRNAPTKLMKDIGYGTNYAYSHSYEGNFKAQEYLPDEIKNTKLYEPGKNAKEEGIRKFLKDNWKDKYDY; encoded by the coding sequence TTGACTCCTCAAACACCATTAGCAGAACGATTACGCCCTACCACATTCGATAATTATGTGGGGCAAGAGCATTTGGTTGGGCAAAACGCTACCTTACGCCACGTAATTGAAAAAGGGATTATTCCTTCCATGATTTTTTGGGGACCTCCAGGTGTTGGTAAAACCACGTTGGCTAATATTATTGCTACACACACCAAGCAACCTTTTTATACATTAAGCGCAATAAATTCCGGAGTAAAAGATATTCGCGAGATTATTGAAAAAGCAAAGTCGCAACCCTTATTTGGCACCAAAAACCCTGTTTTGTTTATTGATGAAATTCATCGCTTTAGTAAATCGCAACAAGATTCATTACTTGGTGCAGTTGAAAAAGGAACAGTTACCTTAATTGGTGCAACAACCGAAAACCCATCATTTGAAGTTATTTCGGCATTGCTTTCGCGTTGTCAGGTATATATTTTAAAAGAACAAACCAAAGAAGATTTAACCAAGTTATTGCACATTGCTTTAACCACAGACGAGTTTTTAAGCAAGAAAAAAATCAATATTTTAGAGTACGAAGCTTTGTTGCAACTTTCGGGTGGCGATGCTCGAAAACTACTCAATACCTTAGAAATCGTCGTTAATAATTTTGAAACCGAACCGATAGACATTACTAACGATTTGGTAATTGAAATTGTACAACAAAACATGGTACGTTACGATAAAACAGGCGACCAACATTACGATATTATTTCTGCCTACATCAAATCCATTCGTGGTAGTGACCCCAACGGTGCAGTTTATTGGTTAGCTCGTATGCTCGAAGGTGGCGAAGACCCGAAGTTTATTGCTCGTCGATTATTGATTTTATCTTCCGAAGACATTGGAAATGCCAACCCTACAGCATTGGTTATTGCCAACAATTGTTTTCAAGCCATTAATGTAATTGGTATGCCCGAAGCGAGAATCATTTTATCTCAGGCCACCGTTTATTTAGCAACATCGCCAAAAAGCAACGCATCGTATCAAGCAATAAATACCGCAATGGAATTGGTTCGTAAAACGGGTAATTTGTCGGTACCGTTACACATACGTAATGCACCAACCAAATTGATGAAGGACATTGGTTATGGAACGAATTATGCTTATTCGCACAGTTATGAAGGCAACTTTAAAGCTCAAGAATATTTGCCCGATGAAATTAAAAACACCAAGCTTTACGAACCAGGTAAAAATGCCAAAGAAGAAGGTATTCGAAAGTTTTTAAAAGATAATTGGAAGGATAAATATGACTATTAA
- a CDS encoding LD-carboxypeptidase produces MEKPPSLKKGDKIAIISTARKIFKIELEPAVAIIKSWGLEPVFGKNLFNENHQFSGTTKERVADLQNALDNSEIKAIICARGGYGTVQVIDQIDFSNFKKNPKWIVGYSDVTVLHNHINTNFNIQTLHASMPINFATNTKEALESLKETLFGALPIYTCDVDELNKLGDATGELVGGNLSIIYSLTGTRSQINTKGKILFLEDLDEYLYHIDRMMMNLKLAGLLTELKGLIVGGMSDMNDNTVPYGKTAKQIIFDVVKEYNYPVCFEFPAGHIKDNRALMMGAEVDLKVSKNEVELSFK; encoded by the coding sequence ATGGAAAAACCACCAAGTTTAAAAAAAGGAGATAAAATCGCCATTATTTCTACTGCTCGTAAAATCTTTAAAATAGAGTTAGAACCTGCAGTAGCTATTATAAAATCGTGGGGATTAGAACCCGTTTTTGGCAAAAACTTGTTTAATGAAAACCATCAATTTTCGGGTACAACCAAAGAACGAGTTGCTGATTTACAAAATGCGTTGGACAATTCAGAAATTAAAGCGATTATTTGTGCTAGAGGTGGTTATGGAACAGTTCAAGTTATTGATCAAATTGATTTTTCCAATTTTAAAAAGAACCCGAAATGGATAGTTGGTTATAGCGATGTAACGGTTTTACATAATCACATCAATACCAATTTTAACATACAAACTTTGCATGCTAGTATGCCAATTAATTTTGCTACAAATACTAAAGAGGCATTAGAAAGTTTAAAGGAAACCTTATTTGGAGCTTTACCTATTTACACTTGCGATGTTGATGAATTGAATAAACTAGGAGATGCTACTGGAGAGCTGGTAGGAGGAAATTTGTCAATTATTTACAGTTTAACTGGAACGCGGTCGCAAATTAATACGAAAGGAAAAATACTGTTTTTGGAAGATTTGGATGAATACCTTTATCATATTGACCGTATGATGATGAATTTAAAACTAGCTGGACTATTAACAGAGTTGAAAGGATTGATTGTTGGAGGCATGAGTGACATGAACGATAATACGGTTCCGTATGGAAAAACAGCTAAACAAATAATTTTTGATGTTGTTAAAGAGTACAACTACCCAGTTTGTTTTGAGTTTCCTGCTGGGCATATTAAGGATAACAGAGCTTTAATGATGGGTGCAGAGGTTGATTTAAAAGTTAGTAAAAATGAAGTTGAATTGAGTTTTAAATAA
- the ffh gene encoding signal recognition particle protein, with the protein MFDSLSDKLERAFKVLKGQGQVTEINVAETVKEIRKALLDADVSYKVAKQFTDTVKEKALGANVINAISPNQLMVKITHDELAKLMGGGMQEINIKGNPAVILIAGLQGSGKTTFSGKLANYLKTKKGKTPMLVAGDVYRPAAIDQLHVLGEQIGVEVWSDKENKSPVDIAKRAVAHAKSKGYNVVIVDTAGRLAVDEQMMNEIAEVKKAIDPQETLFVVDSMTGQDAVNTAKAFNDKINFDGVVLTKLDGDTRGGAALSIRTVVDKPIKFVGTGEKMEALDVFYPERMADRILGMGDVVSLVERAQEQYDEEKARALQKKIAKNQFDFNDFMDQIGQIKKMGNVKDLMGMIPGVGKALKGVDIDDDAFKGIEAIIQSMTPHERSNPQVLNGNRRKRIAIGSGTNIQEVNKLIKQFEQTSKMMKMMGDKNKMAKLMKSMPKR; encoded by the coding sequence ATGTTTGATAGTTTATCCGATAAGTTAGAGAGAGCCTTTAAAGTTTTAAAAGGACAAGGACAAGTAACTGAAATTAATGTTGCTGAAACAGTTAAAGAAATTAGAAAAGCGTTACTAGATGCCGATGTTAGCTACAAAGTGGCCAAACAATTTACTGATACGGTAAAGGAAAAAGCTTTAGGTGCTAATGTAATTAACGCCATTTCGCCTAACCAATTAATGGTTAAAATTACCCACGATGAACTTGCAAAGTTGATGGGTGGTGGAATGCAGGAAATCAACATTAAAGGTAACCCTGCTGTAATTTTAATTGCTGGTTTACAAGGTTCGGGTAAAACTACTTTTTCGGGTAAGCTTGCCAATTATTTAAAAACCAAAAAAGGCAAAACTCCAATGTTGGTAGCCGGCGATGTTTATCGTCCTGCGGCAATCGACCAATTACATGTACTGGGTGAGCAAATAGGCGTTGAGGTTTGGAGTGATAAAGAAAACAAAAGCCCTGTTGATATTGCTAAAAGAGCAGTAGCTCATGCTAAAAGTAAAGGTTACAATGTAGTTATTGTTGATACTGCTGGTCGTTTAGCGGTTGATGAGCAAATGATGAACGAAATTGCTGAGGTAAAAAAAGCAATTGACCCTCAAGAAACCTTGTTTGTTGTAGATTCCATGACTGGGCAAGATGCCGTAAATACGGCTAAAGCATTTAACGATAAAATAAATTTTGATGGTGTTGTATTAACCAAGTTAGATGGTGATACGAGAGGTGGTGCGGCTTTATCTATTCGAACTGTAGTTGATAAACCTATTAAGTTTGTTGGTACAGGAGAAAAAATGGAAGCGCTAGATGTGTTTTATCCAGAACGTATGGCGGATAGGATATTGGGAATGGGTGACGTGGTAAGTTTAGTTGAACGTGCCCAAGAACAATACGACGAAGAAAAGGCGAGAGCATTACAAAAGAAAATTGCTAAAAACCAGTTCGATTTTAACGATTTTATGGACCAAATTGGTCAGATTAAAAAAATGGGTAACGTTAAAGATTTGATGGGTATGATACCAGGTGTTGGTAAAGCATTAAAAGGTGTTGATATAGATGATGATGCTTTTAAAGGAATAGAAGCTATTATCCAATCAATGACTCCTCACGAACGTTCAAACCCGCAAGTGTTGAATGGTAACAGACGTAAAAGAATTGCCATTGGAAGTGGAACAAACATACAAGAGGTAAACAAATTAATCAAACAGTTTGAGCAAACCAGCAAAATGATGAAAATGATGGGCGATAAGAATAAAATGGCTAAACTGATGAAGAGTATGCCGAAAAGGTAA